The genomic stretch GCCTCCGCCACCGCCTGGCTCAGCGCGAAGCGCGTCTGGAACAGCCGCTCCTGGCGCTTGGCCTCCGTCACGTCCTTGGCCACCGCGTAGACGAGCCCCTCCTCGCGGCTGAAGTGCGCGCTCCAGAGCAGCCAGCGGTACGAGCCGTCCGCGCAGCGCCAGCGGTTCTCGAAGTCGCCGGAGCGTTCGCCCGCCGCCGTGAGAAGCTCGGCCTCGGCGAGCGTGCCGTCCCGGTCGTCGGGGTGCACGTAGTCCAGCATCCGGCTGCCGAGCAGCTCCTCCTCCGACCAGCCGAGCAGCTCGCTCCAGGCAGGGTTGATCTGCCGGAAGCGGCCGTCGGGCGTGAACGTGGACATGAAGTCGAGCGAGATCGAGAACAGCCGTCCGCTGCGCTCCTCGAGCAGGCGCCGCTCGGAGATGTCGTGGATGAACGCGTTGAAGCGCCAGGTGCCGCCGAGCTCCACCGGCGAGATGGCGATCTCCGCCGGGAACTCGCGGCCGTCGCGGTGGCGGCCGGTCACCTCGAGGCGCCGGTTGAGCAGTTCATCGTCCTCGCCGCGAAGGAACCGCCTCAGGCTCTCGCGGTACCAGCGGCGCTCGGCCGGCGGCACCACCAGTTCGCTCAGCTCGCGGCCGAGCGCCTCGATGGCGCTCCAGCCGAAGAGGGCTTCCGCGCGCGGGTTCCATGCCGTCACCAGCCCGCGGTCGTCGAAGGAGACGAAAGCGTCGTAGGCGCTCTCCAGCACCGCTCTGTTCAGCGCCGCCTGGTTGCGCGCGCGCCGCAGCGCGAACGCGTGTGCGAGGCCAACCGCCGCCTGGGCCGCCAGGTAGCGGATCCGCTCGAGCTCGGCCGGGCCGAGCTTGCGAGCCGAGGTGCGGCCGAGCGTCACGACGCCCACGGACTGCTCGCCGTGCACGAGCGGGATGTGCAGCTCCTGCTTGAGCCTCACCTCCTGGCCGAAGCTCTCGAAGCGGAGCCCCTCCTCGCCGAAGCCGGCCACCACGATCTCGCGCGCGACGATGGCGCGGCCGGCGAAGCCCTCCCCGGGAAGGATCTCCGGCGGAAGCTTCGATGTGTCCACGCCTCTCGCGCAGAGGCAGCTCAGCGCGGACCCGTGCTCGCCATCCACGCCGTAGAGCGTGCCGATGGGAGCGTCGATGTACTCGCAGAGCTCGCCCAGGACGGTGTCGGCCAGCCGGTCGGGGTCGTTCTCAGCGGACACCAGCTCGATGAAGTGGCGGAACTCCTCCACCTGCTGTTTCTCCTGGGAAAGCTGGTGGAGGGCCTCCTCCAGCTCGGTCTGCTGCGCCTCGAGCTCGCGGTTCTGCGTCTCGAGCTCGTCGCGGGAGTCGCGCACCGAGGCCGCCATGCGGTTGAACGCGCCCGCCAGCTCGCGCACCTCGCCGCCACCCTGTTCCTCGACCCGCGTGGAGAGCTCGCCGCGGCCGAGGCGCGCCGCCGCGGCGGCCACGCGCCGCACCGGCCCGACGATCCAGCGGCCCAGCAGCGCGATGCAGGAGAGGATCGCGAGCAGCAGGATCGCCAGTGCCCCGATCGCGACGAGCGCGGCGGTCCGCGCATGCGCGCGCGAGCTCGAGCCGCGGTCGAGCCCAAGCGCCTTCTCCCGCGCGTTGAACCGCTCGAACTCCGAGCGGATCGCGGCGATCATGTTGCGGCCGGCAGGCTCCTGCACCACCAGGCGCGCGCGAGGTATGCCCCCCGGCCTGCGGGCGGTCGCCATCAGCGGGTCGTCGTAACCCGTGACGAACGACCCGATGTCGGAGCGCAGCAGGCGGGCCGCGGCCGTCTGGCCGCGATTGTCGGCCACCATCGCCACGAGCTCGTCCGCGGCTTTCGGAACCTGCCTGTGCAGGGACTGCCAGCGGTCGAGCGGGACGGCACTCGGCTCGTCGATGTAGTTGCGCGTGGCGGAGTAGAGATCGCCGAGGCTGTTCTGAAGCTCGCCCGAGGCGGCCAGCACCGCCACCGAGTGCTCGGTCCAGCGCGTGGAGCCGCGGAGGTCGCCGATCGCCCACAGCAGCACCGCGAACACGAGCGTCACCACCGCCACGAGCAGTGAGCTCGCGGCGATCATCCCGGCCGTGAGGCCGCCGCGCGTCACGGGAGCCGCCTGTAGGCGCGGCCGGCCACGGGCTCGAGCCCGAGCGCGGCCGGGTCGGCCACCCGCTCGCTGCGGCCCAGCAGCAGCACTCCACCCTGAGCGAGCGCCGCACTGAGCCGCTCGTGCAGGCGCCGCTTCGGCTCCTCGCGGAGGTAGATCGCGACGTTGCGGCAGAGGATCACGCTCCATTTGCCGGGCGGCATCGAATCCGCGAGGAGGTCGCGCTGCTCCCAGCGCATGCGGGCGCGCAGCGAGGCCGGCAGCTGAACGTCGCCGTACACGCCCCGCTCCGCCAGCAGCAGGTTCTCGTGGAGAACGTCGCTGCCGAGCAGCGCGGCGCTCTCGAGCAGGCCCATCTGAGCGAGCACGATGCCGGCGCTGTAGAGCTCGGAGCCGTCGGCGCAGCCGGCCGACCAGATCCGCAGCTGCCGGCGCGTGCCCATCACGAGCGGCAGGACCTCGCGCTCGAGCAGGTGGAACTGCTCCGGGTCGCGGAACAGCCCCGTCACCACCATGGCCACAGAGCGCCTGAAACGAGCCCGCACATCGGCATTCGCGGCCACGAGCCGCGCCAGCTCGGCCACGTCGTTCATGCCCTCGTGCTCGAGCGCCCGCGTCACGCGCTCGGCAACGTGATCTTCGCGGTAGGCGAGCAGGTTCAGGCCGCTCGCGAGCGAGAGCTCGCGGAGGGGTCCCGCGGATTGCTGCACGGATGAAGGCATCGCCCGGGTAATCGGCCCTGCCATCAGCAGCCTTAGGCGCGCGGGAAGCGGGTCTCGGCGCTGCGGCGCGCTAGACTGAGCGAGCAACCTCGCGTCGTACGAGCAACCAGCCCCTCAGGGGGTTTTTTATTCGCTCAGTACGGCGCATATCGTCGCCAAGGGGAGCCATGGCCCGCGGAGATGTCCGAATCGGCGTGACGCTCGCTTGCGAAGAGTGCAAGCGCCGGAACTACCAAACCGAGAAGTCAAAGCGCAACGACCCAGGCCGGGTCGAGCTGCGGAAGTACTGCCGCTGGTGCGGCAGGCACACCGCGCACCGGGAAACCCGGTAGCGCGCGCGTATCCGACCGCCTTCGTCGATGGCACGTAACCGCCAGCGGGCAAAGCAACGCCAGGAAGCGCGCCGCGCCGAGCGGCTCGCCCGCGTGCGCGAGGACGCGCCCGACACGCGCGAGGAGGCGCTCGAGGAGATCGAGCTGCTCACGGGCGCGCCGCCGGAGGACACCGGCCGCAGCGACACCGTTGTGGAGCATCCGCCGCCGGAGCCCGAGTTCGAGGGGGAGGACGACGACCTCTACGAGCCGGTGGACGAGGGCGCGGCCCTCGAGCCCGCGGAGCCTCCGCAGGTCTCAGACGGCGGCCCGCGCGGCCGTCGCGGCGGGCGGGAGCACCCCGAGCACCGCCATCACCGCAACAGGCTCATATCCTTCCTGATAGCGGTATGGGCCGAGCTTCAGCGGGTTGAGTGGCCCGATCGTCAGACGCTCACCATGCTCACGGGCGTCGTGCTCTTCTTCGTGGTGATCATGGGCGCCTACCTCGGCCTGCTCGACGCCATCTTCTCCAAACTCATAGACAAGATCCTGTAAGGAACCCATGTTTCGCTGGTACGCCGTAAACACCTATTCCGGGCACGAGAACAAGGTCAAGCAGAACCTCGAGCATCGAGTCGTCTCGCTGAACCAGGCCCGCAACATCCGTCAGATCGTCATCCCCACCGAGCAGGTGTCGGAGATGAAGGACGGCCAGAAGATCCAGACCGAGAAGCGGACCATGCCGGGCTACGTGCTCGTGAACATGGACCTCAACGAGGACTCCTGGATGCTCGTCAAGGGAACCCCCGGCGTCACCGGCTTCGTCGGCGCGTCCAACAAGCCGGTCCCGCTGAGCCAGACCGAGATCGACCGGCTGCTCAACCGCGAGACCGCCGAGCGCCCGCGCACCCGCGCGCAGTTCTCGATAGGCGAGTCCGTGAAGGTCGTCTCAGGCCCGCTCTCCGACTTCTCCGGCGAGATCTCAGAGATCAACGAGGACGGAGCCAAGCTCAAGGTGCTCGTCTCGATCTTCGGTCGTGAAACCCCGGTCGAGGTGGGCTTCGATCAGGTGAAGAAGATTTGAGGTGGCAGGGTCGCAAGGTCGCAGGCTTGAGCCGACTTCCTGCGACCTGCGACGTGCGACCTGCGACCGACAGCTAACCTCCCATCCCGCTCATGGCAAAGAAAGTTCTGACACTCATCAAGCTGCAGGTCCCCGGCGGCGCCGCCAACCCGGCTCCGCCCGTCGGTCCTGCGCTGGGCCAGCACGGCGTGAACATCATGGAGTTCTGCAAGGCGTTCAACGCCCAGACGCAGGACCAGAACGGCCGCATCATTCCCGTCGAGATCACGGTGTTCGAGGACCGCTCGTTCACCTTCATCACGAAGACGCCGCCGGCCGCCGTGCTGATCAAGGAGGCCGCCGGACTTCAGAAGGGCTCGGCCGAGCCCAACCGCGAGAAGGTCGGCCGGATCACGCGCGACCAGGTGCGCCAGATCGCGGAGACGAAGCTTCAGGATCTCAACGCGCGCGACATCGACCAGGCAGCCAAGATCATCGAAGGCACCGCGCGCTCGATGGGCGTGGAGGTGGGCTGATGGCCAAGCGCGGCAAGCGCTATCGCGCGCTGTACGAGCAGGTGGACCGTGAGCGGGTGTACGAGCCCGCCGAGGCGATCTCGCTCATCAAGAACATGCAGTCCGCGAAGTTCCCGGAGACCGTGGAGGTCCATATCCGCACCGGCCTCAACGTCCGCCATGCCGACGAGCAGCTGCGCGGCACGATCTCGCTGCCGCATGGCGCCGGCAAGGAGCAGGTGGTCGCGGTGTTCGCCAAGGGCGACAAGGCGCGCGAGGCCCAGGAGGCGGGCGCGGACGTCGTGGGCGACGAGGATCTTGCGAAGCGCGTGGAGGAGGGCTTCACCGACTTCGACGTGGCGATCGCCACGCCGGACATGATGCCGGTGGTCGGCCGCCTCGGCCGCATCCTCGGCCCGCAGGGCAAGATGCCGAATCCGAAGGTGGGCACCGTCACCGACGACATCGCCACCGCGGTGAGCGAGTCGAAGGCCGGCCGCATGGAGTACCGCACGGACCGCGGCGCGAGCGTGCACCTCGCCATCGGCAAGACGGACTTCGACGAGCGTGCGCTGCTCGAGAACTACGCGGCGCTGATCGA from Thermoleophilaceae bacterium encodes the following:
- a CDS encoding PAS domain S-box protein, producing MTRGGLTAGMIAASSLLVAVVTLVFAVLLWAIGDLRGSTRWTEHSVAVLAASGELQNSLGDLYSATRNYIDEPSAVPLDRWQSLHRQVPKAADELVAMVADNRGQTAAARLLRSDIGSFVTGYDDPLMATARRPGGIPRARLVVQEPAGRNMIAAIRSEFERFNAREKALGLDRGSSSRAHARTAALVAIGALAILLLAILSCIALLGRWIVGPVRRVAAAAARLGRGELSTRVEEQGGGEVRELAGAFNRMAASVRDSRDELETQNRELEAQQTELEEALHQLSQEKQQVEEFRHFIELVSAENDPDRLADTVLGELCEYIDAPIGTLYGVDGEHGSALSCLCARGVDTSKLPPEILPGEGFAGRAIVAREIVVAGFGEEGLRFESFGQEVRLKQELHIPLVHGEQSVGVVTLGRTSARKLGPAELERIRYLAAQAAVGLAHAFALRRARNQAALNRAVLESAYDAFVSFDDRGLVTAWNPRAEALFGWSAIEALGRELSELVVPPAERRWYRESLRRFLRGEDDELLNRRLEVTGRHRDGREFPAEIAISPVELGGTWRFNAFIHDISERRLLEERSGRLFSISLDFMSTFTPDGRFRQINPAWSELLGWSEEELLGSRMLDYVHPDDRDGTLAEAELLTAAGERSGDFENRWRCADGSYRWLLWSAHFSREEGLVYAVAKDVTEAKRQERLFQTRFALSQAVAEADSLEQELAGVLAAAGESLGWEFGAAWLPHGDGRVMRCERIWAAPGHDASRLTAGADGADLAPGQGLVGRAWASAEPCWVSDVPRLAGDASHPLAHVLRAAGIRSGVAVPLVADSRVIAVLQLLSPERRERDQEVLDVLVAIGEQVGHALYRRQARLEADRMKDEFLALVSHELRTPLTSIVGYLELLGDDDAELDTEQGRHFLDVIERNAIRLQRLVDDVLFAARAEAGRLALDKRDVDLREVAGESVAAARPRAQDAGVELSLEADRLPLMAADRDRVGQALDNLISNALKFTPPGGRVDVRLRRWDDLARIDVSDTGLGMSPGDSERAFDRFFRAAATRDYAPGVGLGLTIVKTIVEGHGGTIAVSSNEGRGTSFSIELPLVAAGEPVSPA
- a CDS encoding CheR family methyltransferase gives rise to the protein MPSSVQQSAGPLRELSLASGLNLLAYREDHVAERVTRALEHEGMNDVAELARLVAANADVRARFRRSVAMVVTGLFRDPEQFHLLEREVLPLVMGTRRQLRIWSAGCADGSELYSAGIVLAQMGLLESAALLGSDVLHENLLLAERGVYGDVQLPASLRARMRWEQRDLLADSMPPGKWSVILCRNVAIYLREEPKRRLHERLSAALAQGGVLLLGRSERVADPAALGLEPVAGRAYRRLP
- the rpmG gene encoding 50S ribosomal protein L33, with protein sequence MARGDVRIGVTLACEECKRRNYQTEKSKRNDPGRVELRKYCRWCGRHTAHRETR
- the secE gene encoding preprotein translocase subunit SecE, producing the protein MARNRQRAKQRQEARRAERLARVREDAPDTREEALEEIELLTGAPPEDTGRSDTVVEHPPPEPEFEGEDDDLYEPVDEGAALEPAEPPQVSDGGPRGRRGGREHPEHRHHRNRLISFLIAVWAELQRVEWPDRQTLTMLTGVVLFFVVIMGAYLGLLDAIFSKLIDKIL
- the nusG gene encoding transcription termination/antitermination protein NusG; this translates as MFRWYAVNTYSGHENKVKQNLEHRVVSLNQARNIRQIVIPTEQVSEMKDGQKIQTEKRTMPGYVLVNMDLNEDSWMLVKGTPGVTGFVGASNKPVPLSQTEIDRLLNRETAERPRTRAQFSIGESVKVVSGPLSDFSGEISEINEDGAKLKVLVSIFGRETPVEVGFDQVKKI
- the rplK gene encoding 50S ribosomal protein L11 — protein: MAKKVLTLIKLQVPGGAANPAPPVGPALGQHGVNIMEFCKAFNAQTQDQNGRIIPVEITVFEDRSFTFITKTPPAAVLIKEAAGLQKGSAEPNREKVGRITRDQVRQIAETKLQDLNARDIDQAAKIIEGTARSMGVEVG
- the rplA gene encoding 50S ribosomal protein L1, with the translated sequence MAKRGKRYRALYEQVDRERVYEPAEAISLIKNMQSAKFPETVEVHIRTGLNVRHADEQLRGTISLPHGAGKEQVVAVFAKGDKAREAQEAGADVVGDEDLAKRVEEGFTDFDVAIATPDMMPVVGRLGRILGPQGKMPNPKVGTVTDDIATAVSESKAGRMEYRTDRGASVHLAIGKTDFDERALLENYAALIDEVVRAKPAAAKGRYLRTITVATTMGPGVRVDTARTRNIVEAPAAVA